One Lachancea thermotolerans CBS 6340 chromosome F complete sequence DNA window includes the following coding sequences:
- the DAM1 gene encoding Dam1p (weakly similar to uniprot|P53267 Saccharomyces cerevisiae YGR113W DAM1 Component of the DASH complex localized to intranuclear spindles and spindle pole bodies interacts with Duo1p and Mps1p key Ipl1p target for regulating kinetochore-microtubule attachments), translating to MPAPKSQVRPNTPVKDQRTATEYRLSISSNPGSRRSSLGAANNNDTSESDSVISTYLLPQVRELSDAMITLDSNFTQMNFIHESLVDLNESVSALLYGLMCNSWCVDFPNMPHDTLAELKTMQTLQKLEAERLQLVEAIARQERQDQDIKEAQSTASQHFASALRPRPQQGQKVVTGPGRRDWTSQGTAALDFNDDDNTDASFVSNPATIAPSLSKSRQMRRKSMLHTMRNSIAGTHELSESDKRRSLAVSASRIVNPSKNPTLGTTASRNIASRASTQRVAKDARALRTRPPFR from the coding sequence ATGCCCGCACCCAAGAGCCAGGTAAGGCCTAATACGCCAGTAAAGGATCAGCGAACAGCAACAGAATATCGCCTTTCCATATCAAGCAATCCGGGTTCGAGGAGATCCTCCTTAGGCGCCGCCAACAACAATGACACATCTGAATCGGACAGCGTTATAAGCACATATCTTCTGCCACAAGTTAGGGAGCTTTCGGACGCCATGATCACACTAGATAGCAACTTTACTCAAATGAACTTTATACATGAGAGCCTGGTGGATCTTAATGAATCGGTAAGCGCCCTTCTGTATGGGTTGATGTGCAACTCATGGTGCGTAGATTTTCCTAATATGCCGCACGATACGCTGGCTGAGCTGAAGACTATGCAGACTCTACAAAAGCTAGAGGCAGAGAGGCTTCAGCTGGTGGAGGCAATAGCCCGACAAGAACGACAAGATCAAGACATCAAAGAGGCCCAAAGCACCGCGAGCCAGCATTTCGCATCGGCGCTGCGGCCTCGTCCGCAgcaaggccaaaaagtgGTCACCGGGCCCGGCCGCCGCGACTGGACTTCGCAAGGAACTGCAGCTCTCGACTTCAACGATGACGACAACACCGACGCGTCGTTTGTCTCAAACCCAGCAACAATTGCCCCGTCTTTGAGCAAGAGCCGCCAGATGCGGAGAAAGTCTATGCTCCACACAATGCGCAACAGCATTGCTGGCACGCATGAGCTCTCCGAGTCTGACAAGCGGCGATCTCTTGCAGTGAGCGCCTCGCGCATTGTCAATCCTTCCAAGAATCCAACCTTGGGCACTACAGCTAGCAGAAACATTGCTAGTCGGGCGAGTACTCAGAGAGTAGCGAAAGATGCACGTGCCCTAAGAACAAGGCCGCCCTTCAGGTAA
- the SHY1 gene encoding cytochrome oxidase assembly protein SHY1 (similar to uniprot|P53266 Saccharomyces cerevisiae YGR112W): MLARILAQDALKRSVLRARPRASYQPFRRSVKTSSVDWKPIKSSKTPNDEKHKKPFTRMIFLSLMIAMPVVAFYLGSWQLRRLKWKTNLIALCEDRLTFPATPLPKNFPPEEAENWEYRKVKVKGEFKHDQELFVGPRVRNGVKGYLLFTPFVRKDTGEKLLIERGWISEEKVVPTSRRLEHLSVPEGDNVEIECLVRVPRSKGTFQWDKTDQDSRLWQIVDIPEMCAVSGASPLHLQAIYDLKDHNWSLSEASPSTAKGSWWKFWQKPQSSLEPVLDTKTNLAEDPEMAEFNEFQFVKSGVPIGKVPKIDLKNNHLQYLVTWYGLSFLSTIFLIVALRRNRGGAVSQAQLKRDKLKHAKKYM, translated from the coding sequence ATGTTAGCAAGGATACTGGCACAGGATGCGCTCAAGCGCTCCGTGCTTAGGGCCCGCCCGCGCGCGTCCTACCAACCCTTCAGACGGTCTGTCAAGACCTCCAGTGTCGATTGGAAACCCATCAAGAGTTCGAAGACCCCTAACGATGAGAAGCACAAAAAACCTTTTACCAGGATGATATTCCTGAGTTTGATGATTGCAATGCCCGTCGTCGCATTCTACCTTGGATCTTGGCAGCTGCGTCGCTTGAAATGGAAGACCAATTTGATTGCATTGTGCGAGGACAGACTAACTTTCCCTGCCACCCCTCTGCCAAAGAACTTCCCCCCAGAAGAGGCAGAAAACTGGGAGTACCGCAAGGTCAAAGTCAAGGGCGAGTTCAAGCATGACCAGGAGCTTTTCGTGGGCCCTCGTGTCAGAAACGGAGTCAAGGGATATCTGCTGTTCACCCCATTTGTGCGGAAAGACACGggtgaaaagcttctcattGAAAGAGGCTGGATCAGCGAGGAGAAGGTTGTTCCAACTAGTCGACGTCTCGAGCACCTGTCCGTCCCGGAGGGTGACAACGTCGAAATCGAATGTCTGGTCAGGGTTCCAAGAAGTAAAGGCACTTTCCAATGGGACAAGACCGATCAAGATAGCAGACTTTGGCAGATTGTTGATATTCCGGAGATGTGTGCCGTGAGTGGGGCGTCGCCTCTTCACTTGCAGGCGATCTACGACTTGAAAGATCACAACTGGTCTCTGTCAGAGGCTTCTCCCTCAACAGCCAAGGGCTCCTGGTGGAAATTCTGGCAAAAGCCACAAAGCTCTTTGGAACCTGTGCTTGATACGAAGACTAATTTGGCAGAGGATCCAGAGATGGCCGAGTTTAACGAATTCCAATTTGTGAAATCTGGTGTTCCTATAGGAAAAGTTCCCAAAATAGACCTCAAAAACAATCATCTGCAGTATTTGGTAACTTGGTATGGCCTTTCATTCCTCAGCACGATATTTTTGATTGTCGCTCTAAGGCGCAACCGGGGCGGCGCTGTGTCGCAAGCCCAATTGAAACGGGATAAGCTAAAACACGCTAAGAAATACATGTGA
- the ROX1 gene encoding Rox1p (similar to uniprot|P25042 Saccharomyces cerevisiae YPR065W ROX1 Heme-dependent repressor of hypoxic genes contains an HMG domain that is responsible for DNA bending activity), which translates to MNQHDYTRMASPASVQLPSISTLLRSVDHDHVTGNPFSAAGPRPSLGPGPSPAQLPVVLPAWGSGAHAAPMHPGVRPPAHLHFPPAHVQRPPTPHSHLHSQSTPRATGDDLSGVPRSHALTPLAPHMLAPLLAPLAPLAPLTPPPALGRVSTSSSVPSSGSSSMSGPSSVHSCSEDVSAAHMHSHSRSHSTDAAAAAPLKCVCRNNTKTGHHIPRPRNAFILFRQHLHQQLFAKQSSYCENAEASFKTNSQISREIGQRWRELTDDDRRHWQDLAAKEKELHRKRYPDYKYIPRKSRAGKRQRKDGCEFCKRGGV; encoded by the coding sequence ATGAACCAACACGACTACACACGCATGGCGTCGCCTGCCAGTGTGCAATTGCCGTCCATCAGCACGCTGCTGCGCAGCGTGGACCACGACCACGTGACCGGCAACCCCTTCTCCGCGGCGGGCCCGCGGCCCTCGCTAGGCCCGGGCCCGAGCCCGGCGCAACTGCCCGTGGTGCTGCCCGCCTGGGGCTCGGGCGCTCACGCCGCGCCCATGCACCCCGGCGTGCGGCCGCCCGCCCACCTCCACTTCCCGCCGGCGCACGTGCAGCGGCCGCCCACGCCGCACTCGCACCTGCACTCGCAGTCGACGCCGCGCGCCACGGGCGACGACCTCAGCGGCGTTCCGCGCTCGCACGCGCTGACGCCGCTGGCCCCACACATgctggcgccgctgctggcgcCACTAGCTCCGCTAGCGCCGCTGACGCCGCCGCCCGCGCTGGGCCGCGTTTCCACGTCGTCTTCGGTGCCGTCGTCGGGGTCCTCGTCCATGTCGGGCCCGTCGTCGGTGCACTCGTGCTCTGAAGACGTGTCTGCCGCGCACATGCACTCGCACTCGCGCTCGCACTCGACCgacgcggccgcggcggcgccgctCAAGTGCGTCTGCCGCAACAACACCAAGACCGGCCACCACATCCCGCGTCCGCGTAACGCGTTCATCCTGTTCCGCCAGCACCTgcaccagcagctcttcgccAAGCAGTCGTCCTACTGCGAAAACGCAGAGGCGTCGTTCAAGACGAATTCGCAGATCTCCCGCGAGATCGGCCAGCGCTGGCGCGAGCTGACCGACGACGACCGCCGCCACTGGCAGGACCTGGCCgccaaggagaaggagctgCACCGCAAGCGCTACCCGGACTACAAGTACATCCCGCGCAAGAGTCGCGCGGGCAAGCGCCAGCGCAAGGACGGCTGTGAGTTCTGCAAGCGCGGCGGCGTCTAG
- the CTR1 gene encoding high-affinity Cu transporter CTR1 (weakly similar to uniprot|P49573 Saccharomyces cerevisiae YPR124W CTR1 High-affinity copper transporter of the plasma membrane mediates nearly all copper uptake under low copper conditions transcriptionally induced at low copper levels and degraded at high copper levels) → MVAVKVTTALLAVAWATAAKAMGGDGMVMTTSSSSAMSMATGSSSMEMSDMTMNSYLTPKFYNYPVLFDHLRAKNKGQAFGIFVLIMAAAFAYKLALFVSWCLEVRWFKKWNPSGARRPGTLSSTGPSFDADNASQVTAQNYTQDLEFQSQYLPKMPNLLVHVMSPSSVDLFHDFIRLLLAFCSTMMIYMLMLVAMTFVLTYVFAVILGVSLAEIFFNRWKICLIARWDLQRELKRRRNCKGGEVCLCGQHKPEQKAASGSSSSPTSSLLEKPSTQKPAASNVPCGGKSSCCCGPEEDESLAETNCGCEANSIDDDANNERQARELAKNNEQTGNMDVNLIPAEKFA, encoded by the coding sequence ATGGTTGCTGTAAAGGTGACCACTGCTCTGCTAGCGGTCGCTTGGGCCACAGCTGCAAAGGCCATGGGCGGGGACGGCATGGTGATGACAACCTCTTCGAGCTCCGCGATGAGCATGGCTACTGGGTCTTCATCAATGGAAATGAGCGATATGACGATGAACTCGTACCTAACTCCGAAGTTCTACAATTATCCCGTGCTTTTTGACCATTTAagagccaaaaacaagggGCAGGCGTTCGGTATCTTCGTTCTGATCATGGCAGCTGCCTTTGCATATAAACTGGCACTCTTCGTTAGCTGGTGCCTGGAAGTGAGGTGGTTCAAAAAATGGAACCCCTCTGGTGCCAGAAGGCCGGGGACTTTGAGCAGCACAGGACCTTCCTTCGATGCAGACAATGCATCCCAAGTTACAGCACAGAACTACACACAGGACcttgagtttcaaagcCAGTACCTGCCTAAAATGCCCAACTTGTTGGTGCACGTGATGTCACCTTCATCTGTTGACCTCTTCCACGACTTTATCCGGTTGTTGCTTGCGTTTTGCTCTACAATGATGATCTACATGCTTATGTTGGTCGCGATGACGTTTGTTCTCACATATGTCTTCGCTGTTATTTTAGGGGTTTCTCTCGCCGAGATCTTTTTTAATAGGTGGAAGATTTGCTTGATTGCAAGATGGGACCTTCAACGTGAACTGAAGAGGAGAAGGAACTGCAAAGGGGGTGAAGTCTGTCTTTGCGGTCAGCACAAGCCTGagcaaaaagctgcttcaggTAGCAGCTCGTCTCCAACTTCTAGTCTGCTCGAAAAACCCTCCACTCAGaagccagcagcttcaaacGTTCCGTGTGGTGGCAAGTCatcctgctgctgcggcCCGGAGGAAGACGAGTCATTAGCAGAAACCAACTGTGGTTGTGAGGCTAACTCGATAGATGATGACGCCAACAACGAACGTCAAGCGCGTGAACTAGCGAAAAATAATGAACAGACAGGCAACATGGACGTTAATTTAATTCCAGCCGAAAAGTTTGCGTGA
- the MRPS5 gene encoding mitochondrial 37S ribosomal protein uS5m (highly similar to uniprot|P33759 Saccharomyces cerevisiae YBR251W MRPS5 Mitochondrial ribosomal protein of the small subunit), producing the protein MLRRTFSTGLRALQQLPKQPPAAPAAQASHADFLAKYYPQELVRSIQLAESVIPADTAFRVSSNVEFAPAYLDDFSKLDSYWDYLPGSPNVHSQGPSTQFNFDSIQQPLPNGQEIPPGATVPRLDGGRSSATADIARGLQKQTGLDADYISRKLTMRPLVMKRVSNQTGKGKIPSFYALVVVGDRNGMVGLGEGKSRDEMSKAVSKAHWDAVRNLKQIPRYENRTIFGDIDHRYHGVKLFLRSVKPGFGLRVNHIIFEICECAGIKDLSGKVYKSRNEMNIAKGTLEALTEGQKTLDEIALGRGKKVVDVRKVYYSS; encoded by the coding sequence ATGCTCAGAAGGACGTTTTCGACCGGGCTGCGCGCcctgcagcagctgcccAAGCAGCcgcccgccgcgcccgccgcgcAGGCTTCGCACGCAGACTTCCTCGCCAAATACTACCCGCAGGAGCTCGTCAGGTCCATCCAGCTTGCAGAGTCCGTGATCCCCGCAGACACCGCGTTCCGCGTCTCGTCCAACGTCGAGTTCGCGCCCGCGTACCTCGACGACTTCTCCAAGCTCGACTCCTACTGGGACTACCTCCCGGGCTCGCCCAACGTCCACTCCCAGGGCCCCTCCACGCAATTCAACTTCGACAGCATCCAGCAGCCACTGCCCAACGGCCAGGAGATCCCCCCGGGCGCGACCGTGCCGCGTCTGGATGGTGGCCGCTCCTCTGCCACCGCGGACATTGCCCGAGGCCTGCAGAAGCAGACGGGGCTCGACGCGGACTACATCAGCCGTAAGCTGACGATGCGCCCGCTTGTGATGAAGCGTGTCTCGAACCAGACCGGCAAGGGCAAAATCCCAAGTTTCTACGCGCTCGTCGTTGTCGGCGACCGCAACGGCATGGTGGGTCTGGGCGAGGGCAAGTCGCGCGACGAGATGTCCAAGGCCGTCTCGAAGGCCCACTGGGATGCCGTGCGCAACCTCAAGCAGATTCCGCGCTACGAAAACAGAACCATCTTCGGCGACATCGACCACCGCTACCACGGTGTCAAGCTGTTCCTCCGGTCCGTGAAGCCGGGTTTCGGCCTCAGGGTCAACCACATCATCTTCGAGATCTGCGAGTGCGCAGGCATTAAGGACCTCAGTGGCAAGGTCTACAAGAGTAGGAACGAGATGAACATCGCCAAGGGCACGCTGGAGGCTCTGACAGAGGGCCAGAAGACCCTTGACGAAATCGCATTGGGGAGAGGCAAGAAGGTCGTTGACGTCAGAAAGGTCTACTACTCCAGCTAG
- the AFG3 gene encoding AAA family ATPase AFG3 (similar to uniprot|P39925 Saccharomyces cerevisiae YER017C AFG3 Component with Yta12p of the mitochondrial inner membrane m-AAA protease that mediates degradation of misfolded or unassembled proteins and is also required for correct assembly of mitochondrial enzyme complexes): MLRNILFSAPRRGVSRSCTIAAPLVSRGAARAPLRLVSARFQHSGSDGNNKRNSDKRDNDKRDKKDPKDEDFKSLGEYFRSKQFAKTVYLTVGFTFLFHVLTSPGADSQDGPLLTFQDFKTKYLEKGLVKKIYVVNKYVVEAELLPQAAEGLGTGNGFFSLPNSSPIVAFTIGSIDVFEEQLDQIQDKLQIPPDERIPVTYVEKASLLQYLFPFIPTVILLGGLYFITRRASGGVGGPGGGPMGGMFGVGKSKAKLFNKETDIKVNFKDVAGCNEAKAEIMEFVHFLQKPDKYKALGAKIPRGAILSGPPGTGKTLLAKATAGEAGVPFLSVSGSEFVEMFVGVGASRVRDLFENARKMAPAIIFVDEIDAIGKERGKGGAMGGANDEREATLNQLLVEMDGFGTNDQVVVLAGTNRPDVLDPALLRPGRFDRHIQIDAPDVEGRKAIYQVHLKKLNLSPRYASPGEKEMLAGKLAALTPGFAGADIANACNEAALIAARYKKPFVELANFEQAIERVIAGLEKKSRVLSPEEKKTVAYHEAGHAVCGWYLQHADPLLKVSIIPRGQGALGYAQYLPPDQYLVSQEQFQHRMVMALGGRVSEELHFPYVTSGAHDDFKKVTNMANAMVTKLGMSRVMGYIAYDQDNSGVQVNKPFSEQTSRKIDLEVKKIVDEAHRQCKQLLTDNLQKVDAVAQELLRKEVITREDMIRLLGPRPFPEKNEAFEKYLDPKKDDGNVVNA; the protein is encoded by the coding sequence ATGCTTCGAAACATCCTGTTCTCTGCCCCACGCAGAGGCGTGTCTCGTAGCTGCACCATCGCAGCACCGCTGGTCTCGCGGggcgccgcgcgcgcgccgctcCGGCTCGTGAGCGCGCGCTTCCAGCACAGCGGCTCCGACGGCAACAACAAGCGCAACAGCGACAAGCGCGACAACGACAAGCGCGACAAGAAAGACCCCAAAGACGAGGACTTCAAGAGCCTGGGTGAGTACTTCCGCTCTAAGCAGTTCGCCAAAACCGTGTATCTAACGGTCGGCTTCACCTTTCTGTTCCACGTGCTGACGTCGCCGGGTGCTGACTCCCAGGACGGCCCGCTGCTCACGTTCCAGGACTTCAAGACCAAGTACCTGGAGAAAGGCCTGGTCAAGAAAATATACGTCGTCAACAAGTATGTGGTAGAAGCCGAGCTCCTGCCGCAGGCCGCCGAGGGCCTGGGCACCGGCAACGGCTTCTTCTCGCTGCCTAACTCGTCTCCTATCGTGGCTTTCACGATAGGGTCCATCGACGTCTTCGAGGAGCAGCTTGACCAGATTCAGGACAAGCTGCAGATTCCGCCCGACGAACGCATCCCCGTCACCTACGTCGAGAAGGCCTCGCTTCTGCAGTACCTTTTCCCTTTCATCCCCACCGTGATCTTGCTCGGTGGGCTGTACTTCATCACCCGCCGCGCGTCTGGCGGCGTTGGCGGCCCCGGCGGGGGGCCCATGGGTGGTATGTTTGGCGTTGGCAAGTCCAAggccaaacttttcaacaaagaaaCCGACATCAAGGTTAATTTCAAGGACGTGGCCGGCTGTAACGAAGCTAAGGCCGAAATTATGGAGTTTGTGCATTTCCTGCAGAAGCCCGACAAGTACAAGGCACTGGGTGCGAAGATTCCTCGCGGGGCCATCTTATCCGGCCCCCCAGGTACCGGTAAGACTCTCCTTGCCAAAGCAACAGCCGGTGAGGCCGGGGTCCCCTTCCTATCCGTTTCCGGTTCCGAGTTCGTGGAGATGTTCGTAGGTGTCGGTGCGTCTCGTGTACGCGACCTCTTCGAAAACGCCCGCAAAATGGCCCCCGCCATTATCTTTGTCGATGAGATCGACGCTATCGGcaaagaaagaggcaaGGGCGGCGCCATGGGTGGCGCCAACGACGAGCGTGAAGCAACCTTAAATCAGCTTCTGGTTGAAATGGACGGTTTTGGTACCAACGACCAGGTCGTGGTTCTGGCAGGTACTAACAGGCCAGACGTTTTGGACCCCGCTTTGCTGAGACCAGGCAGATTCGACCGCCACATTCAGATCGACGCCCCGGATGTGGAGGGCAGGAAGGCCATTTACCAAGTCCATCTGAAGAAACTTAACTTAAGCCCCCGTTATGCTTCACCTGGCGAAAAAGAGATGCTGGCAGGCAAACTCGCTGCTCTGACTCCCGGTTTCGCTGGTGCCGACATCGCCAACGCCTGTAACGAAGCGGCTTTGATTGCTGCCAGATACAAAAAGCCATTTGTTGAACTGGCGAACTTCGAGCAGGCCATTGAGCGAGTGATCGCCGGTTTAGAGAAGAAATCCCGTGTTCTGTCTCCagaggagaagaaaactGTTGCATATCATGAAGCTGGCCACGCCGTGTGTGGTTGGTACCTGCAGCACGCGGATCCCCTTCTTAAGGTTAGCATAATTCCAAGGGGCCAAGGTGCTCTTGGGTACGCCCAGTACCTGCCACCAGACCAGTACTTGGTGTCTCAGGAACAATTTCAGCACCGTATGGTAATGGCGTTGGGAGGAAGGGTTTCTGAGGAGCTACATTTCCCCTACGTCACAAGCGGCGCTCATGAcgacttcaagaaagttaCCAATATGGCAAATGCTATGGTTACTAAGTTGGGTATGTCCCGTGTCATGGGCTACATTGCCTATGACCAAGACAACAGCGGCGTTCAGGTGAACAAGCCGTTTAGCGAGCAAACTTCACGCAAAATAGATCTCGAGGTCAAAAAGATTGTCGATGAGGCGCATCGCCAATGCAAGCAACTCTTGACGGATAATTTACAAAAAGTCGATGCCGTAGCACAAGAGCTGCTCCGCAAAGAGGTCATTACAAGGGAGGACATGATACGGCTGCTAGGCCCCAGGCCTTTCCCTGAGAAGAACGAGGCTTTCGAAAAGTACCTCGATCCTAAGAAAGATGACGGCAACGTCGTTAATGCATGA